Proteins co-encoded in one Bacteroidales bacterium genomic window:
- a CDS encoding 3-hydroxyacyl-CoA dehydrogenase/enoyl-CoA hydratase family protein has product MARRIKKVAVLGSGVMGSGIACHLANIGLEVLLIDIVPRELTDAEKAKGLTLETKAVRNRIVNDALKASLKSKPTPIYRQEFAKRITTGNFDDDLKDISNCDWVIEVVIERLDIKQQVFANVEKYRKKGTLITTNTSGISIEQMLEGRSEDFQKHFCGTHFFNPPRYLKLFEIIPSTKTDPEVIEFLGDYARRFLGKTTVHAKDTPAFIANRIGTFSIMYLFNNVKNYGLNITEMDKLTGTIIGRAKSATFRTADIVGLDTLVHVANGIKDSTKDEGNEFFQIPDYVEKMLKEGWLGSKSKKGFSTKVMVDGKKTFPTLDFETMEYTVDARPKFKVFEKTKGVEDIGKRVKIFMADKDKVGEFMRDSFYALFWYSSNRIPEITDALYKIDDALNAGFGWKLGPFKTWDAVGVEETVKAMEEIGRKPAKWVYDMLDSGAKSFYKVEGGQKLYYDIPSKSYKVIPGSEDLISLDILRETNVVYTNEEATVFDIGDGVLNVEFHSKMNVIGGGTLQALNKAIDLAEADYKAVVISNEADHFSAGANVGMIFMMAVEQEWDELNYSVQMFQNTMMRLRYSSIPVIACPHGMALGGGCELSMHSDKVIAHAETYMGLVEFGVGVIPGGGGTKEFALRLGDEIKEGDIRNNAYLNRYLTIGQAKVSTSAYEAFDLGYLREGIDEVIVSDIDQLPYAKKVALQMVEKGYTQPAPRTNVKVLGKEVHGMYLVGADSFTVGGYMSEHDKLIAEKLGYVMAGGDISQPMTEVTEKYLLELERKAFIELCMQKKTLERMQSLITKGKILRN; this is encoded by the coding sequence ATGGCAAGAAGAATTAAAAAAGTGGCAGTGCTCGGTTCCGGAGTAATGGGTTCCGGTATCGCTTGTCATCTTGCGAATATCGGTCTCGAAGTATTACTAATCGACATCGTTCCTCGTGAATTGACAGATGCTGAAAAAGCTAAAGGTCTGACACTTGAAACCAAAGCAGTGCGAAACCGCATTGTTAACGATGCATTAAAAGCATCGTTAAAATCAAAACCCACACCAATTTACAGACAAGAATTTGCAAAACGTATTACCACGGGTAATTTTGATGACGATTTAAAAGACATCTCAAATTGCGACTGGGTAATTGAAGTTGTAATTGAAAGACTGGACATCAAGCAACAAGTTTTTGCAAATGTAGAGAAATATCGAAAAAAAGGAACGTTGATTACAACAAATACTTCCGGTATTTCTATTGAACAAATGCTCGAAGGGCGAAGCGAAGATTTTCAAAAACATTTCTGCGGAACACATTTCTTTAATCCGCCGAGGTATTTAAAACTTTTTGAAATCATACCGTCAACAAAAACAGATCCTGAAGTAATTGAATTTTTAGGCGATTATGCTCGCAGATTCCTGGGAAAAACAACTGTTCATGCAAAAGATACACCGGCATTTATTGCTAACCGTATCGGAACATTCTCAATCATGTATCTTTTCAATAATGTGAAAAACTACGGTTTAAATATTACTGAAATGGATAAACTTACAGGAACTATCATCGGTCGTGCAAAATCAGCAACCTTCAGAACGGCTGATATTGTTGGTTTAGACACTTTGGTTCATGTTGCAAACGGTATAAAAGACAGTACAAAGGATGAAGGAAACGAGTTTTTCCAAATTCCGGATTATGTTGAGAAAATGCTGAAAGAAGGTTGGCTCGGTTCAAAATCTAAAAAAGGTTTTTCAACAAAAGTGATGGTTGACGGTAAAAAAACATTTCCGACTCTCGATTTTGAGACAATGGAATATACCGTTGATGCACGACCTAAATTTAAAGTTTTTGAAAAAACAAAAGGCGTGGAAGATATAGGAAAACGTGTAAAAATTTTCATGGCTGACAAAGACAAAGTAGGAGAATTCATGCGAGACAGTTTTTATGCTCTGTTTTGGTATTCATCAAATCGTATTCCCGAAATTACCGATGCATTGTATAAAATTGATGATGCTCTTAATGCCGGTTTCGGTTGGAAACTCGGGCCATTTAAAACTTGGGATGCAGTCGGCGTTGAAGAAACCGTAAAAGCAATGGAAGAAATCGGCAGAAAACCTGCAAAATGGGTTTATGACATGCTTGACAGCGGTGCAAAATCGTTCTACAAAGTTGAAGGCGGACAAAAATTATATTATGATATTCCGTCTAAATCATACAAAGTAATTCCGGGTAGTGAAGATCTGATTTCACTCGATATTTTACGAGAAACAAATGTTGTTTATACAAACGAAGAAGCAACTGTTTTTGATATAGGTGACGGCGTTCTTAATGTTGAATTTCATTCTAAAATGAATGTAATAGGCGGCGGAACTCTACAAGCATTAAACAAAGCAATTGATTTAGCAGAAGCTGATTATAAAGCCGTAGTTATTTCAAACGAAGCCGATCATTTTTCAGCCGGAGCAAATGTCGGTATGATATTTATGATGGCTGTGGAGCAAGAATGGGACGAACTAAATTATTCCGTTCAAATGTTCCAAAATACAATGATGCGTTTGCGTTATTCATCAATTCCGGTCATTGCCTGTCCGCACGGTATGGCACTCGGCGGCGGGTGCGAACTTTCCATGCACTCTGACAAAGTAATTGCTCACGCAGAAACTTACATGGGACTTGTTGAATTTGGAGTAGGCGTTATCCCCGGCGGTGGCGGAACAAAAGAATTTGCCCTTCGTCTCGGAGATGAAATAAAAGAAGGAGATATTCGGAACAATGCATATCTTAACCGCTACCTGACTATCGGACAAGCAAAAGTTTCAACATCAGCTTACGAAGCATTTGATTTAGGTTACTTACGTGAAGGAATCGATGAAGTTATTGTCAGCGATATTGATCAACTTCCTTATGCTAAAAAAGTTGCATTGCAAATGGTAGAAAAAGGATATACGCAACCTGCACCAAGAACAAATGTAAAAGTTCTCGGAAAAGAAGTACACGGAATGTATCTCGTAGGAGCAGACAGTTTTACCGTAGGCGGTTACATGTCTGAACACGACAAATTAATTGCTGAAAAACTCGGCTATGTTATGGCAGGAGGTGATATTTCTCAACCCATGACTGAAGTTACGGAAAAATATTTGTTAGAACTTGAACGAAAAGCATTTATTGAGCTATGTATGCAAAAGAAAACGCTTGAAAGAATGCAAAGTTTGATAACTAAAGGTAAAATTTTACGGAATTAA
- a CDS encoding MGMT family protein has translation MKNNFYENVFNVTRKIPFGKITSYGTIARFLGSAQSARMVGWALNKSELHIPPVPAHRVVNRNGLLTGKKHFANMDTMKELLENEGIKVENNRIVDFEKHFWQPE, from the coding sequence ATGAAAAATAACTTTTATGAAAACGTGTTCAACGTAACACGCAAAATTCCTTTCGGAAAAATTACCAGCTATGGCACTATTGCAAGATTTTTAGGTTCGGCACAATCCGCCAGAATGGTCGGGTGGGCTTTAAACAAATCAGAATTACATATTCCCCCTGTTCCTGCACACAGAGTTGTTAACAGAAACGGTTTGCTGACAGGAAAAAAACATTTTGCAAACATGGACACTATGAAGGAATTGTTAGAAAACGAAGGAATTAAAGTTGAAAACAACAGAATTGTTGACTTTGAAAAACACTTTTGGCAACCAGAATAG
- a CDS encoding Mrp/NBP35 family ATP-binding protein, with protein sequence MKYSIEEVLTVLSEIKDPETGKDLISLNAINSLVSEDNKISFSVDLPKSNPFTKSIESACIKLINKKLSKDISVNIKSVPKIKVQKISAGRTDEQKVLPGVKNILAVASGKGGVGKSTVSVNLAIALAKSGAKVGLLDADVYGPSIPKMLGVEGAHPEVKKINGKDVIIPIEGHGIKMLSIGFFVKPEDALIWRGAMATSAINQFVKDTDWGDLDYFIMDLPPGTGDIHLTIVQAMPVTAAIIVSTPQQVALADALRGVSMFKAEKIEVPVIGFIENMSWFTPEELPNNKYYIFGKDGLKDLAERMEIPLLGQIPLVQSIRESGDEGKPVSLDENSVTGKAFTELAKKVAEKIEERNSKLDPTKKVEIDPNAGCST encoded by the coding sequence ATGAAGTACAGTATTGAAGAGGTTCTGACGGTTCTTTCCGAAATTAAAGACCCCGAAACAGGTAAAGATTTAATAAGTTTAAATGCTATTAACTCGTTAGTTTCAGAAGATAATAAAATATCATTTTCTGTTGATTTGCCAAAAAGTAATCCGTTTACGAAATCAATAGAGTCGGCTTGTATCAAGCTTATCAACAAAAAACTTTCAAAAGATATTTCTGTAAATATTAAGTCTGTTCCGAAAATTAAAGTTCAAAAGATTTCTGCCGGAAGAACGGACGAACAAAAAGTGTTACCCGGAGTTAAAAATATCCTTGCTGTTGCATCCGGAAAAGGCGGTGTAGGAAAATCAACGGTTTCGGTTAATCTTGCAATTGCTTTAGCAAAAAGCGGAGCAAAAGTTGGTTTGTTGGATGCAGATGTTTACGGGCCGTCAATTCCTAAAATGTTGGGTGTTGAAGGTGCTCACCCCGAAGTAAAAAAAATAAACGGCAAAGATGTTATAATTCCTATTGAGGGACACGGCATTAAAATGTTGTCAATCGGCTTTTTTGTTAAACCCGAAGATGCTTTAATATGGAGAGGTGCAATGGCTACAAGTGCCATAAATCAATTTGTTAAAGATACAGACTGGGGTGATTTAGACTATTTTATAATGGATCTACCTCCGGGAACGGGAGATATCCATTTAACAATTGTGCAGGCAATGCCCGTTACCGCAGCCATAATTGTCAGCACACCGCAACAAGTTGCACTGGCAGATGCACTCAGAGGTGTTAGTATGTTTAAAGCAGAAAAAATAGAGGTTCCTGTTATCGGTTTCATTGAAAATATGTCTTGGTTTACTCCGGAAGAACTTCCGAACAACAAATATTATATTTTCGGAAAAGACGGATTAAAAGATTTAGCTGAACGAATGGAAATTCCTTTGCTCGGACAAATTCCGTTGGTGCAAAGTATAAGAGAGTCGGGAGATGAAGGAAAGCCGGTATCTCTTGATGAAAATTCCGTTACAGGAAAAGCATTTACCGAATTAGCGAAAAAAGTAGCAGAAAAAATTGAAGAACGAAACTCAAAATTAGATCCGACAAAAAAAGTTGAAATAGACCCTAATGCGGGTTGTTCAACATAA
- a CDS encoding ATP-binding cassette domain-containing protein — MISISDLNINFKNEIVFKHFSLNVNKGEKIAVTGKSGKGKTTLLNLLAGFIPYFEGEIKIKGISLKPENISEIRKHIAWLPQDTFLNLKTAEELLYAPFEFLLNKEKKPSGKEILDIFNEFDLQEELLTKKIKEISGGQKQRIILASCLLLKKPLLLIDEPTSALDDKIKRKVTDFILNKKEITVIAATHDDYWIKNSGKVIEL, encoded by the coding sequence ATGATAAGCATAAGTGATTTGAATATTAATTTTAAGAATGAAATTGTTTTTAAACATTTTTCGCTAAATGTTAATAAAGGAGAAAAGATTGCTGTTACCGGCAAATCAGGAAAGGGAAAAACCACTTTATTAAATTTACTTGCAGGCTTTATTCCATATTTTGAGGGCGAAATAAAAATTAAAGGAATTTCTTTAAAACCTGAAAATATTTCTGAAATTAGAAAGCATATTGCGTGGCTTCCGCAAGATACATTTTTGAATTTAAAAACAGCAGAAGAACTTCTATATGCACCTTTTGAGTTTCTGTTAAACAAAGAAAAAAAACCTTCAGGAAAAGAAATTTTAGACATCTTTAATGAATTTGATTTGCAAGAAGAACTACTAACAAAAAAAATTAAAGAAATTTCAGGAGGACAAAAACAACGAATTATTCTTGCAAGTTGCTTGTTGTTAAAAAAGCCTTTGCTGCTTATTGATGAACCGACATCGGCATTAGATGATAAAATAAAAAGGAAAGTAACAGATTTTATTCTAAACAAAAAAGAGATAACTGTAATAGCGGCAACTCATGATGATTATTGGATTAAAAATTCCGGTAAAGTGATTGAGTTGTAA
- a CDS encoding bacteriohemerythrin — protein sequence MYFNWEREYETGVEKIDSQHKKLVEMINQLYKDLVINNNINSLNEVIMDLKIYTIFHFSTEEKLFKKYNYQGEDYISHIKKHEQFKKKIADCLGDTTSSKKELAYNISEYLKNWLIHHILDTDMKFASFLKQNNFTEITTNDNS from the coding sequence ATGTACTTTAACTGGGAAAGAGAATATGAAACAGGAGTTGAAAAAATTGATTCTCAACACAAAAAATTAGTAGAAATGATAAATCAGTTATATAAAGATTTAGTAATAAACAATAATATTAATTCTCTGAACGAAGTTATAATGGATTTAAAAATATATACAATATTTCATTTCAGTACAGAGGAAAAATTATTTAAAAAATACAATTATCAAGGTGAAGATTATATTTCACACATAAAAAAGCATGAACAATTTAAAAAGAAGATTGCAGATTGCCTGGGAGACACAACATCTTCAAAAAAAGAACTTGCATATAATATTTCCGAATACCTTAAAAATTGGTTAATCCACCATATTCTTGATACAGATATGAAATTTGCAAGTTTTTTAAAGCAAAATAACTTTACGGAAATTACAACTAATGATAATTCCTAA
- a CDS encoding ABC transporter permease, which yields MEKVIDINYFELFTGYALMLIPVLALWYYKTGLVKDTIIATARMTVQLLLVGLYLEYIFELNNALINVSWVIVMSIIATYTIIQRSGLKFRLFFIPVLLSGIISIAVTDTYFLGFVVKIDNVFDARYFIPVTGMLLGNTIRNVIIALDAYYKRIDEEENLYRWYLANGATKKEALLPFMRNALKTAFNPIIATTAIMGLISLPGMMTGQILGGSNPNVAVKYQIMLLITIFSSAVLNVVLTIVFSNRFAFDGFGNLKKGIFRR from the coding sequence ATGGAAAAGGTTATTGATATAAATTATTTTGAGCTTTTTACCGGTTATGCATTGATGCTTATTCCGGTGCTTGCTCTTTGGTATTACAAAACCGGACTGGTAAAAGATACAATAATTGCAACAGCAAGAATGACTGTTCAGCTTTTGCTTGTAGGTTTATATCTAGAATATATTTTTGAACTGAATAACGCCCTAATTAATGTCAGTTGGGTAATTGTTATGTCAATAATAGCTACATATACAATTATCCAAAGGAGCGGTTTAAAATTTAGATTGTTTTTTATTCCGGTTTTATTATCCGGTATTATAAGTATTGCTGTGACAGATACGTATTTTTTAGGCTTTGTCGTAAAAATAGACAATGTTTTTGATGCTCGTTATTTTATTCCGGTTACGGGAATGCTACTCGGAAACACAATTAGAAATGTAATTATTGCTCTTGATGCCTATTATAAAAGAATTGATGAAGAGGAAAATTTATATCGTTGGTACTTGGCAAACGGAGCAACCAAAAAAGAAGCTCTTTTACCTTTTATGCGCAATGCTCTAAAAACCGCATTTAATCCCATAATTGCAACAACGGCAATTATGGGTTTAATTTCTTTGCCGGGTATGATGACAGGGCAAATTTTGGGAGGAAGCAACCCAAATGTTGCGGTAAAGTATCAGATTATGCTGTTAATTACAATATTTTCTTCAGCGGTATTAAATGTTGTTTTAACAATAGTCTTTTCAAATCGCTTTGCTTTTGACGGTTTTGGCAATTTAAAGAAAGGGATTTTCAGACGCTAA
- a CDS encoding nucleoside deaminase, with translation MEKEEKFMAEAIKLSIESVKNGGGPFGAIIVKNGKIIAKASNKVTENNDPTAHAEVSVIRLAADKLNTFNLSGCEIYTSCEPCPMCFGAIYWARLDKLYFANTKKDAKDIGFDDSFIYEEIALPFEKRKIPNIQISREEALKAFKDWERKEDKTEY, from the coding sequence ATGGAAAAGGAAGAGAAATTTATGGCAGAAGCAATTAAGCTGTCAATAGAAAGTGTTAAAAACGGAGGCGGGCCTTTCGGTGCGATTATTGTAAAAAATGGTAAAATTATAGCTAAAGCAAGTAATAAGGTTACTGAAAACAATGACCCGACCGCACATGCAGAAGTTTCTGTAATAAGATTAGCTGCCGATAAATTAAATACATTTAATTTGTCCGGTTGTGAAATTTATACATCTTGTGAGCCTTGTCCTATGTGTTTCGGTGCAATTTACTGGGCAAGGCTTGATAAATTATATTTTGCAAACACAAAAAAAGACGCAAAAGATATCGGTTTTGATGATTCTTTTATATATGAAGAAATTGCTTTGCCGTTCGAAAAAAGAAAAATCCCTAACATTCAAATATCAAGAGAAGAAGCTTTAAAGGCGTTTAAAGACTGGGAAAGAAAAGAAGATAAAACTGAATATTAA
- a CDS encoding MarR family winged helix-turn-helix transcriptional regulator, whose translation MNLKDTIDFHIKGTWHSLTKMYNRIASQHDTSQTVAYILVNIDREGTPATQIAARLGMEPTSLSRVLKKMEDQDFIRKEVDLHDKRIMKIFLTNCGIEKRKFVKKILIDFNKKVFENVSKNDLKIFYKVIDTINNIAYQENPANIKQNKSNI comes from the coding sequence ATGAACTTAAAAGATACAATAGACTTTCACATCAAAGGAACATGGCACTCCCTCACAAAGATGTACAACCGAATAGCTTCTCAGCACGACACCTCTCAAACAGTTGCATATATACTTGTAAACATTGACAGAGAAGGCACTCCGGCAACTCAAATAGCTGCAAGGCTCGGAATGGAACCGACAAGTTTAAGCCGAGTATTAAAGAAAATGGAAGACCAAGACTTTATACGAAAAGAAGTAGACCTGCATGATAAAAGAATTATGAAGATATTTCTTACAAATTGCGGAATTGAAAAAAGAAAGTTTGTAAAAAAAATACTGATTGATTTTAACAAAAAAGTTTTTGAAAACGTTTCAAAAAATGACTTGAAGATATTTTATAAGGTTATAGATACAATTAACAATATAGCTTATCAGGAAAACCCTGCAAATATTAAACAAAACAAATCAAATATCTAA
- a CDS encoding NifU family protein: MSDSEKKQYIIRINEVLELVRPYLNADGGDIEFVDFLDDLTVNVRLIGACGTCPMSVQTLKFGVENALKNAIPEIKEVVAV, translated from the coding sequence ATGAGTGATTCTGAAAAAAAACAATATATAATAAGAATAAACGAAGTTCTTGAACTTGTAAGGCCATACCTGAATGCAGACGGAGGAGATATTGAATTTGTTGATTTTCTTGATGATTTAACCGTTAATGTTCGCTTAATCGGAGCTTGCGGAACATGCCCGATGAGTGTTCAAACATTAAAATTCGGTGTTGAAAATGCTTTAAAAAATGCAATTCCGGAAATTAAAGAAGTTGTTGCCGTATAA